A region from the Streptomyces tsukubensis genome encodes:
- a CDS encoding sigma-70 RNA polymerase sigma factor region 4 domain-containing protein — MTRPADRPPGVPAEEVVAALGPLVAAEATAEAPGAAADAGDLEQAVWVRLFERLGRAGPPGDPARWVRAVVRAEVRRARRRTVRERPLTDGAPYGSGAAAQGESAEHAALRAETGRTVRSAVARTPGDCPRLLSAMLSPHDPTYREIAGELNISQGSLGPIRSRCLGCLRRMLAAEVAAPEHRGKER, encoded by the coding sequence ATGACACGTCCCGCAGACCGACCCCCGGGCGTACCGGCGGAGGAAGTGGTGGCCGCACTCGGCCCGCTGGTCGCCGCGGAGGCGACGGCCGAGGCCCCCGGCGCCGCGGCCGACGCCGGGGATCTGGAACAGGCCGTCTGGGTGAGGCTGTTCGAACGGCTCGGCCGGGCCGGTCCGCCGGGGGATCCGGCCCGCTGGGTACGGGCCGTGGTGCGGGCCGAGGTGCGGCGGGCCCGCCGCAGGACGGTCCGGGAGCGGCCGCTCACCGACGGTGCGCCGTACGGCTCCGGGGCTGCCGCGCAGGGGGAGAGCGCCGAGCACGCGGCCCTGCGGGCGGAGACGGGCCGTACGGTCCGGTCGGCGGTCGCCCGTACGCCGGGTGACTGCCCCCGGCTTCTTTCTGCGATGTTGTCGCCCCACGACCCTACATACCGTGAAATCGCAGGAGAGTTGAATATCTCACAGGGGAGTCTAGGGCCGATACGTTCCCGTTGCCTGGGATGTCTGCGCAGAATGCTCGCGGCAGAGGTTGCGGCTCCTGAACATCGGGGAAAGGAGCGTTAG
- the argH gene encoding argininosuccinate lyase — MSSNNGDVRLWGGRFADGPAEALAKLSASVHFDWRLAPYDIAGSRAHARVLHKAGLLTRDELTRMIAGLDQLETDVADGSFTGTIADEDVHTALERGLLERLGPELGGKLRAGRSRNDQVATLFRMYLRDHARIIGGLIAELQDALVGLAEAHPEVAMPGRTHLQHAQPVLFAHHVLAHVQSLSRDAERLRQWDERTAVSPYGSGALAGSSLGLDPEAVAADLGFERGSAGNSIDGTASRDFVAEFAFITAMIGVNLSRIAEEIIIWNTKEFSFVTLHDAFSTGSSIMPQKKNPDIAELARGKSGRLIGNLTGLMATLKALPLAYNRDLQEDKEPVFDSCDTLEVLLPAFTGMMATLTVHRERMEELAPAGFSLATDIAEWLVRQGVPFRVAHEVAGECVKECETQGIELDQLTDAQFAKISEHLTPDVRSVLQVSGALASRNGRGGTAPSAVAVQLAEVKADLLIQHAWTAAKQ, encoded by the coding sequence GTGAGCAGCAACAACGGTGACGTCCGGCTCTGGGGCGGCCGGTTCGCCGACGGTCCGGCCGAGGCCCTGGCCAAGCTGTCCGCCTCCGTCCACTTCGACTGGCGGCTGGCGCCGTACGACATCGCCGGATCCCGCGCCCATGCCCGGGTGCTCCACAAGGCGGGGCTGCTCACCCGTGACGAACTCACCCGGATGATCGCCGGACTCGACCAGCTGGAGACCGACGTCGCCGACGGCTCCTTCACCGGCACCATCGCCGACGAAGACGTTCATACGGCGCTGGAGCGCGGACTGCTGGAGCGCCTCGGCCCCGAGCTGGGCGGCAAGCTCCGGGCCGGCCGCTCCCGCAACGACCAGGTCGCAACCCTCTTCCGGATGTACCTCCGCGACCATGCCCGGATCATCGGGGGGCTGATCGCCGAACTCCAGGACGCGCTGGTGGGCCTGGCCGAGGCCCACCCCGAGGTCGCCATGCCCGGGCGTACCCACCTCCAGCACGCCCAGCCGGTGCTCTTCGCCCACCATGTCCTCGCCCATGTGCAGTCCCTCTCCCGGGACGCCGAGCGACTGCGGCAGTGGGACGAGCGGACCGCCGTATCGCCCTACGGCTCCGGCGCCCTGGCCGGCTCATCCCTCGGCCTCGACCCCGAAGCCGTCGCCGCCGACCTCGGCTTCGAGCGGGGCTCCGCCGGAAACTCCATCGACGGCACCGCCTCCCGCGACTTCGTGGCCGAGTTCGCCTTCATCACCGCGATGATCGGCGTCAATCTCTCCCGGATCGCCGAGGAGATCATCATCTGGAACACGAAGGAGTTCTCCTTCGTCACCCTCCACGACGCCTTCTCCACCGGCTCGTCGATCATGCCGCAGAAGAAGAACCCGGACATCGCCGAACTGGCCCGCGGCAAGTCCGGCCGGCTCATCGGCAACCTCACCGGACTGATGGCCACCCTGAAGGCGCTGCCCCTCGCCTACAACCGCGATCTCCAGGAGGACAAGGAGCCCGTCTTCGACTCCTGCGACACCCTGGAAGTACTGCTCCCGGCCTTCACGGGAATGATGGCGACCCTCACCGTCCACCGTGAGCGGATGGAAGAGCTGGCCCCCGCCGGATTCTCCCTGGCCACCGATATCGCGGAGTGGCTGGTGCGGCAGGGAGTGCCGTTCCGGGTCGCCCATGAGGTGGCGGGGGAGTGCGTCAAGGAGTGCGAGACGCAGGGCATCGAGCTGGACCAGCTCACCGATGCACAGTTCGCCAAGATCTCGGAGCACCTCACCCCGGACGTCCGGAGCGTGCTCCAGGTCTCCGGCGCTCTCGCCTCCCGCAACGGCCGGGGCGGCACCGCCCCCTCCGCGGTCGCCGTCCAGCTGGCCGAGGTCAAGGCAGACCTGCTGATCCAGCACGCCTGGACCGCCGCCAAGCAGTAG
- a CDS encoding TetR/AcrR family transcriptional regulator, whose translation MTVDREQVLRAAAALLSRKGSATMDEVARAAGIGRATLHRHFAGRDTLVRALEDYGLRELETAIEAAKLDEGSAADALRRLVAESERCAHLLSFLITENQLFEGEDVHEGWQRADRRIVALVQRGQEEGVFRIDLTAAWITEALFGLVSSAAWAVQSGRIAARDYTFMITELLLGGVTRRSVEK comes from the coding sequence ATGACTGTTGATCGTGAGCAGGTTCTGCGGGCTGCCGCCGCCCTTCTCTCCCGGAAGGGGAGCGCGACCATGGACGAGGTCGCCCGGGCGGCCGGGATCGGCCGGGCGACCCTGCACCGGCACTTCGCCGGGCGGGACACCCTGGTGCGGGCGCTGGAGGACTACGGACTGCGGGAGCTGGAGACGGCGATCGAAGCCGCGAAGCTCGACGAGGGCAGCGCGGCCGATGCGCTGCGGCGCCTGGTCGCGGAGTCCGAGCGCTGCGCCCATCTGCTCTCGTTCCTGATCACCGAGAACCAGCTCTTCGAGGGCGAGGACGTCCACGAGGGCTGGCAGCGGGCGGACCGGCGCATTGTGGCGCTGGTGCAGCGGGGCCAGGAAGAGGGGGTGTTCCGGATCGACCTCACGGCGGCCTGGATCACCGAGGCCCTCTTCGGGCTGGTCAGCTCGGCCGCCTGGGCCGTCCAGTCCGGCCGGATCGCCGCCCGCGACTATACGTTCATGATCACCGAGCTGCTGCTCGGTGGTGTCACCCGACGGAGTGTGGAGAAGTGA
- a CDS encoding glycerophosphodiester phosphodiesterase: MTQGAQARPGRRTVLGAAALGAAAAGAGGAAGTAHAAADRPARRGRGGYRDLPYPTVIAHRGASGYRPEHTIGAYQLALDMGAHVIEQDLVPTRDGHLVCRHENDITGTTDVADHPEFAARRTTKTVDGTSMTGWFTEDFTLAELRTLRAKERIPGVRPDNTLYDGRWTVPTFEEVLKWADREGRRRGRPVWLHAETKHPTYFRKLGLGLEEPLARLLRRYGRDGRDAPVFLQSFEPSSMQRMARLVDAPRVVLLSGAGTRPWDFTEAGDPRTVADLITPAGLKWIASYAQGIGPTLDLVIPKGPDGRLGTPTTLVRDAHRRGLILHPYTLRNENTFLPADFRRDRDTTTPGTDPNGYGDVFGAYRRYFATGIDGIFTDHPDTGLLAAADAVQD, from the coding sequence ATGACACAGGGCGCACAGGCACGGCCCGGACGGCGTACGGTGCTGGGGGCGGCGGCGCTCGGCGCGGCCGCCGCCGGAGCGGGCGGGGCGGCGGGCACGGCGCACGCGGCCGCGGACCGTCCGGCGCGACGGGGCCGCGGCGGGTACCGGGATCTCCCGTACCCCACGGTCATCGCCCACCGGGGCGCCAGCGGCTACCGCCCCGAGCACACCATCGGCGCCTATCAGCTCGCCCTCGACATGGGCGCACATGTGATCGAACAGGATCTGGTGCCCACCCGGGACGGCCATCTGGTCTGCCGTCACGAGAACGACATCACCGGCACCACCGATGTCGCCGACCACCCGGAGTTCGCCGCCCGCCGGACCACGAAGACGGTCGACGGCACGTCGATGACGGGCTGGTTCACCGAGGACTTCACCCTGGCGGAGCTGCGGACGCTGCGGGCGAAGGAGCGGATCCCGGGCGTCCGGCCGGACAACACCCTCTACGACGGACGGTGGACGGTGCCCACTTTCGAAGAGGTCCTGAAGTGGGCGGACCGTGAGGGGCGCAGGCGGGGCCGGCCGGTGTGGCTGCACGCCGAGACCAAACACCCCACCTACTTCCGGAAGCTCGGCCTCGGCCTGGAGGAGCCGCTGGCCCGGCTGCTGCGCCGGTACGGCCGGGACGGCCGCGACGCCCCCGTCTTCCTCCAGTCCTTCGAGCCCAGCAGCATGCAGCGGATGGCCCGGCTGGTGGACGCGCCGCGCGTGGTGCTGCTCTCCGGCGCCGGAACCCGGCCGTGGGACTTCACCGAGGCGGGCGATCCGCGGACCGTGGCCGATCTGATCACCCCGGCGGGGCTGAAGTGGATCGCCTCCTACGCCCAGGGCATCGGGCCCACGCTGGACCTCGTCATCCCCAAGGGCCCGGACGGCAGGCTCGGCACCCCCACCACCCTGGTGCGGGACGCCCACCGGCGGGGCCTGATCCTCCACCCGTACACCCTGCGCAACGAGAACACCTTCCTTCCGGCCGACTTCCGGCGCGACCGGGACACCACGACCCCGGGCACCGACCCCAACGGGTACGGGGACGTCTTCGGTGCCTACCGCCGCTACTTCGCGACGGGCATCGACGGCATCTTCACCGACCACCCCGACACGGGCCTGCTGGCCGCGGCCGACGCCGTACAGGACTGA
- a CDS encoding arginine repressor produces the protein MAEAGGPAVPQTRMARHRRIVDILNRQPVRSQSQLAKLLADNGLSVTQATLSRDLDELGAVKIRNTGGELIYAVPSEGGFRTPQAPLGESAKEERMRRLSGELLISAEASANLVVLRTPPGAAQFLASAIDQAELHDILGTIAGDDTLMLISRDPVGGQALADHLLRLAQGAR, from the coding sequence ATGGCCGAGGCCGGCGGACCCGCGGTACCGCAGACCCGGATGGCCCGCCACCGGCGGATCGTGGACATCCTCAACCGCCAGCCGGTGCGTTCCCAGAGCCAGCTCGCCAAGCTGCTCGCGGACAACGGGCTCAGCGTCACCCAGGCGACGCTCTCCCGGGACCTCGACGAACTGGGAGCCGTCAAGATCCGCAACACCGGCGGTGAGCTGATCTACGCGGTCCCCAGCGAAGGAGGCTTCCGGACCCCCCAGGCCCCCCTGGGAGAGTCCGCCAAAGAAGAGCGCATGCGCCGGCTCTCCGGCGAACTGCTGATCTCCGCAGAGGCATCGGCGAACCTGGTGGTGCTCCGCACCCCACCGGGAGCGGCGCAGTTCCTCGCCTCCGCCATCGACCAGGCCGAACTGCACGACATCCTCGGCACCATCGCCGGGGACGACACCCTGATGCTGATCAGCCGGGACCCGGTCGGCGGCCAGGCGCTCGCCGACCATCTCCTCCGGCTCGCCCAGGGAGCCCGCTGA
- a CDS encoding argininosuccinate synthase has protein sequence MTERVVLAYSGGLDTSVAIGWIAEETGAEVIAVAVDVGQGGEDLDVIRKRALACGAVEAEVADARDEFADEYCLPAIKANALYMDRYPLVSALSRPTIVKHLVAAARKHNAGIVAHGCTGKGNDQVRFEAGITALGPDLKCIAPVRDYAMTRDKAIAFCEEKQLPIATSKKSPYSIDQNVFGRAVETGFLEDIWNAPIEDIYEYTSNPAEPREADEVVISFKEGVPVAIDGKPVTVLQAIQQLNERAGAQGIGRIDMVEDRLVGIKSREVYEAPGAIALITAHQELENVTVERELARYKRQVEQRWGEMVYDGLWFSPLKRALDGFINEANQHVTGDIRMTLHGGRAVVTGRKSEESLYDFNLATYDTGDTFDQSKAQGFIEIFSLSAKIAARRDLNA, from the coding sequence GTGACCGAGCGCGTCGTACTCGCCTATTCGGGCGGTCTGGACACCTCCGTCGCCATCGGCTGGATCGCCGAGGAGACGGGCGCGGAGGTCATCGCCGTCGCCGTCGACGTCGGCCAGGGCGGCGAGGACCTCGACGTCATCCGCAAGCGCGCGCTCGCCTGCGGTGCGGTCGAGGCCGAGGTGGCCGACGCCAGGGACGAATTCGCCGACGAGTACTGCCTCCCGGCGATCAAGGCCAACGCTCTCTACATGGACCGCTACCCGCTGGTCTCCGCCCTCTCCCGGCCCACCATCGTCAAGCACCTGGTCGCCGCCGCCCGCAAGCACAATGCGGGCATCGTCGCCCACGGCTGCACGGGCAAGGGCAACGACCAGGTGCGCTTCGAGGCGGGGATCACCGCGCTCGGCCCCGACCTCAAGTGCATCGCGCCGGTCCGGGACTACGCGATGACCCGGGACAAGGCGATCGCCTTCTGCGAGGAGAAGCAGCTTCCGATCGCCACCAGCAAGAAGTCCCCGTACTCCATCGACCAGAACGTCTTCGGCCGCGCCGTCGAGACCGGCTTCCTCGAAGACATCTGGAACGCCCCGATCGAAGACATCTACGAGTACACCTCCAACCCCGCCGAGCCCCGTGAGGCCGACGAGGTCGTCATCTCCTTCAAGGAAGGTGTCCCGGTCGCCATCGACGGCAAGCCGGTCACCGTCCTCCAGGCCATCCAGCAGCTGAACGAGCGGGCCGGAGCCCAGGGCATCGGCCGGATCGACATGGTCGAGGACCGACTGGTGGGCATCAAGTCCCGCGAGGTCTACGAGGCGCCGGGTGCCATCGCCCTGATCACCGCTCACCAGGAGCTGGAGAACGTCACCGTCGAGCGCGAGCTGGCCCGCTACAAGCGGCAGGTCGAGCAGCGCTGGGGCGAGATGGTCTACGACGGCCTGTGGTTCTCCCCGCTGAAGCGCGCGCTGGACGGCTTTATCAACGAGGCCAACCAGCATGTCACGGGCGATATCCGGATGACCCTCCACGGCGGCCGCGCCGTGGTCACCGGCCGGAAGTCCGAAGAGTCGCTCTACGACTTCAACCTCGCCACCTACGACACCGGTGACACCTTCGACCAGTCGAAGGCCCAGGGCTTCATCGAGATCTTCAGCCTCTCGGCGAAGATCGCCGCCCGGCGTGATCTGAACGCCTGA
- a CDS encoding lysophospholipid acyltransferase family protein — translation MSLIKAVLGPVLRLMFRPRVEGAENIPGTGPVILAGNHLTFIDSMVLPLVCSRPVYFIGKDEYVTGKGVKGRLMAWFFTGVGMVPVDRDGANGGVAALNTGRRLLEQGKIFGIYPEGTRSPDGRLYRGRPGIARLTLMTGAPVVPFAVIGTDKLQPGGSGLPRPGRVTVRFGAAMEFSRYEGMGRDRYVLRAVTDSVMAEVMALSGQEYVDIYATKAKKAA, via the coding sequence ATGTCGCTCATCAAGGCCGTCCTCGGACCGGTCCTGCGCCTGATGTTCCGGCCCCGCGTGGAAGGCGCGGAGAACATTCCCGGCACCGGCCCGGTCATCCTGGCGGGCAACCACCTCACCTTCATCGACTCGATGGTGCTGCCGCTGGTCTGCTCCCGGCCGGTGTACTTCATCGGCAAGGACGAGTACGTGACCGGAAAGGGCGTCAAGGGCAGGCTGATGGCCTGGTTCTTCACCGGTGTCGGCATGGTCCCCGTGGACCGGGACGGGGCGAACGGCGGTGTCGCCGCGCTCAACACCGGCCGTCGGCTGCTGGAGCAGGGCAAGATCTTCGGCATCTACCCCGAGGGCACCCGCTCCCCCGACGGCCGGCTCTACCGGGGCCGCCCCGGGATCGCCCGGCTCACCCTGATGACGGGTGCGCCCGTGGTGCCGTTCGCCGTCATCGGCACCGACAAGCTCCAGCCCGGCGGTTCGGGGCTGCCCCGGCCCGGCCGGGTGACCGTCCGCTTCGGTGCGGCGATGGAGTTCTCCCGGTACGAGGGCATGGGCCGGGACCGCTACGTTCTGCGGGCCGTCACGGACTCGGTGATGGCCGAGGTGATGGCGCTCTCCGGGCAGGAGTACGTCGACATCTACGCCACCAAGGCGAAGAAGGCCGCCTGA
- a CDS encoding MFS transporter encodes MTGTVRLTKTEEITKAPGRWVALGVLVLAVLLVAVDATVLGLATPYLSEDLQPSGTQLLWIGDVYSFVIAGLLITMGSLGDRIGRKKLLLTGAVAFGAVSVLNAYATSPEMMILARALLGVAGATLMPSTLALIRNLFHDARERSIAVGIWGAAASAGAAVGPLVGGVLLEHFWWGSVFLINLPVMALLVLIGVKLLPESRNPNPGPWDPISVVLSLVGMIASVYSIKELAVHGFGAGALLAGTLGATALVWFVRRQLTLPSPLLDVRLFRNRGFSGAVLADLLTILGLSGLVFFLSQFLQLVQGRSPLEAGLIELPAAIGAVGAGLLAGFVARRFSVRGTVAGGLAAVGAALAGCTVLSASTGAPAIGVALFIGGLGAGFAFTVTADVILSSVPKEQAGAASAVSETAYELGAALGIAVLGSVVTGVYRGFTVPEGVPVEVAEGARESLGGAAEASAVLPPEQSAELLSAARDAFADGFHMAGAVGSAVLFATAVAAWFLLRGQKLEDGVEHP; translated from the coding sequence GTGACCGGTACCGTCCGCCTGACGAAGACGGAGGAGATCACCAAGGCCCCCGGCCGCTGGGTCGCCCTCGGCGTCCTGGTACTGGCCGTACTGCTGGTGGCGGTCGACGCCACCGTACTCGGTCTGGCCACACCGTATCTGAGTGAGGATCTGCAGCCCTCGGGTACCCAGCTCCTGTGGATCGGCGACGTCTACTCCTTCGTCATCGCCGGTCTGCTGATCACCATGGGCAGTCTGGGTGACCGGATCGGCCGGAAGAAGCTGCTGCTGACGGGTGCGGTCGCGTTCGGCGCGGTCTCCGTCCTCAACGCCTATGCCACCAGCCCCGAGATGATGATTCTCGCCCGGGCCCTGCTCGGTGTCGCCGGTGCGACCCTGATGCCGTCCACGCTGGCGCTGATCCGGAACCTCTTCCACGACGCCCGGGAGCGCAGCATTGCGGTCGGTATCTGGGGCGCCGCGGCCTCCGCCGGTGCCGCGGTCGGCCCGCTGGTCGGCGGTGTGCTGCTGGAGCACTTCTGGTGGGGCTCGGTCTTTCTGATCAACCTGCCGGTGATGGCGCTGCTGGTCCTCATCGGTGTGAAGCTCCTCCCGGAGTCGCGCAACCCCAACCCCGGCCCCTGGGACCCGATCAGCGTCGTCCTCTCCCTCGTGGGCATGATCGCCTCGGTGTACTCCATCAAGGAGCTGGCCGTGCACGGCTTCGGCGCCGGGGCGCTGCTGGCCGGGACCCTCGGAGCGACGGCCCTGGTGTGGTTCGTCCGCCGGCAGCTCACCCTGCCGTCGCCGCTGCTGGACGTCCGGCTCTTCCGCAACCGGGGCTTCTCCGGTGCCGTACTGGCGGATCTGCTGACCATCCTCGGCCTCTCCGGGCTGGTGTTCTTCCTGTCGCAGTTCCTCCAGCTGGTGCAGGGCAGGTCGCCACTGGAGGCCGGTCTGATCGAACTGCCCGCGGCGATCGGCGCCGTGGGAGCGGGTCTGCTGGCCGGTTTCGTGGCCCGCCGGTTCTCCGTCCGGGGCACCGTCGCCGGTGGTCTGGCGGCCGTCGGCGCCGCCCTCGCGGGCTGTACGGTGCTGAGCGCGAGCACCGGCGCCCCCGCGATCGGTGTCGCCCTGTTCATCGGTGGTCTCGGTGCCGGCTTCGCCTTCACCGTGACGGCGGACGTGATCCTGTCCAGCGTGCCCAAGGAGCAGGCCGGTGCCGCGTCCGCGGTGTCGGAGACCGCATACGAACTGGGTGCCGCCCTCGGTATCGCCGTACTGGGCTCGGTCGTCACCGGTGTCTACCGGGGCTTCACCGTGCCGGAGGGGGTGCCGGTGGAGGTCGCGGAGGGGGCCCGTGAGTCCCTGGGCGGGGCCGCGGAGGCCTCGGCGGTGCTGCCGCCCGAGCAGAGTGCGGAGTTGCTGTCCGCCGCCCGCGACGCCTTCGCCGACGGTTTCCACATGGCCGGCGCGGTCGGCTCGGCGGTGCTGTTCGCGACCGCCGTCGCGGCCTGGTTCCTGCTGCGGGGCCAGAAGCTGGAGGACGGCGTCGAGCACCCGTGA
- a CDS encoding HAD domain-containing protein, whose amino-acid sequence MKPLLLIDVDGPLNPYGAKPERRPAGYATHRMRPEGWREKKPLRVWLNPGHGGELLLLADRFELVWATTWKGEANRWIAPPLGLPELPYIDWPVMHGGSPRGTFWKTRYVLDYAAGRPFAWVDDEITELDREFVEQKHLAAALLLRIDHRIGLTGPDFKALEEWAAAL is encoded by the coding sequence ATGAAACCGCTGCTGTTGATCGACGTCGACGGCCCGCTCAATCCGTACGGGGCGAAGCCGGAGCGGCGCCCTGCGGGCTATGCGACCCATCGGATGCGGCCCGAGGGCTGGCGGGAGAAGAAGCCGCTGCGGGTCTGGCTGAATCCGGGGCACGGGGGCGAGCTGCTTCTGCTTGCGGACCGCTTCGAGCTGGTGTGGGCGACGACCTGGAAGGGCGAGGCGAACCGTTGGATAGCTCCGCCGCTGGGGCTGCCGGAGCTGCCGTACATCGACTGGCCGGTGATGCACGGCGGGTCGCCGCGCGGCACCTTCTGGAAGACGCGGTACGTCCTCGACTATGCGGCGGGGCGGCCGTTCGCCTGGGTGGATGACGAGATCACCGAGCTGGACCGGGAGTTCGTGGAGCAGAAACACCTGGCCGCCGCCCTGCTCCTCCGTATCGACCATCGAATCGGGCTGACGGGGCCGGATTTCAAGGCGTTGGAGGAGTGGGCGGCGGCGCTGTAG
- a CDS encoding L,D-transpeptidase family protein gives MRRRLLPLSVLLLLTAGTVAFSPPPAPLAAPPSAAVPGPAEPAPETPLPERMADTGGGTQLITAVAPDTGSTTGRVVWWDRGADGRWTEAGSAPARFGANGLVAGGERVQGTSTTPTGLYDLPYAFGLSPAPEGAGFPYRQVTDRSYWCQDNDSAEYNRWVEGLPPDCRAAEAEHMADYGVQYAHGLVIGFNYDRPVRGRGAGIFLHVNGEGPTAGCVSVPAEDMARILVWADPGRRPHIAVGTESGPTAVTRG, from the coding sequence ATGCGCCGTCGCCTCCTTCCGCTCTCCGTCCTGTTGCTGCTCACGGCCGGGACGGTCGCGTTCTCCCCGCCGCCCGCGCCGCTCGCGGCGCCCCCGTCGGCGGCCGTACCGGGACCGGCGGAACCGGCTCCGGAGACTCCTCTGCCGGAGCGGATGGCGGATACCGGCGGGGGTACGCAGCTGATCACCGCGGTGGCGCCCGATACGGGGTCCACGACGGGCCGGGTGGTGTGGTGGGACCGGGGAGCCGACGGACGGTGGACCGAGGCGGGGTCGGCGCCCGCGCGGTTCGGGGCGAACGGGCTGGTGGCGGGCGGCGAGCGGGTGCAGGGCACCTCGACCACTCCGACGGGGCTGTACGACCTGCCGTACGCCTTCGGTCTCTCGCCCGCGCCGGAAGGGGCCGGTTTTCCCTACCGGCAGGTGACCGACCGGTCGTACTGGTGCCAGGACAACGACTCCGCCGAGTACAACCGCTGGGTGGAGGGCCTGCCGCCGGACTGCCGGGCGGCGGAGGCGGAGCATATGGCCGACTACGGCGTTCAGTACGCCCATGGGCTGGTCATCGGCTTCAACTACGACCGGCCGGTGCGCGGCCGGGGGGCCGGGATCTTCCTCCATGTGAACGGGGAGGGTCCGACGGCGGGCTGTGTTTCCGTACCGGCCGAGGACATGGCGCGGATTCTGGTCTGGGCGGATCCCGGGCGGCGACCGCATATCGCCGTGGGAACGGAGTCGGGGCCCACGGCCGTCACGCGTGGATGA
- a CDS encoding acetylornithine transaminase yields MTTNHENVQRWRDVMADNYGTPGLALTHGEGATVHDADGTAYLDFVGGIAVNALGHGHPAVVEAVTRQISALGHISNLFIAEPPVTLAERLIQLSGRPGRVFFCNSGAEANEAAFKIGRLTGRRHMVATHGGFHGRTMGALALTGQPAKQQPFLPLPGDVTHVPYGDAEALRDAVTEDTALVIIEPIQGENGVVTPPKGYLTAARDITRATGTLLVLDEVQTGIGRTGHWFAAQAEGVEADIVTLAKALGGGLPLGATLAFGPAADLLKPGQHGTTFGGNPVACAAGLAVLDTIAAEGLLDEVKRLGEKIRSGVESLNHPQVSHVRGAGLLLGIVLKEPLAPQVQKAAQGAGFLVNAPAPDVVRLMPPLTIGEEAVDALLQALPGILDQAEGQNGE; encoded by the coding sequence ATGACCACCAACCACGAGAACGTCCAGCGCTGGCGGGACGTCATGGCCGACAACTACGGAACCCCCGGACTCGCCCTCACCCACGGCGAAGGGGCCACGGTCCACGACGCCGACGGCACGGCCTACCTCGACTTCGTCGGCGGAATCGCGGTCAACGCCCTCGGCCACGGCCACCCCGCCGTCGTCGAGGCCGTCACCCGCCAGATCTCCGCCCTCGGCCATATCTCCAACCTCTTCATCGCAGAACCCCCCGTCACCCTCGCCGAACGGCTGATCCAGCTGTCCGGCCGTCCGGGCCGGGTCTTCTTCTGCAACTCGGGTGCCGAAGCCAACGAAGCCGCCTTCAAGATCGGCCGGCTCACCGGCCGCCGGCATATGGTCGCCACCCACGGCGGCTTCCACGGACGCACCATGGGCGCCCTCGCCCTCACCGGCCAGCCCGCCAAACAACAGCCCTTCCTCCCGCTCCCCGGCGATGTCACCCATGTGCCCTACGGGGACGCGGAAGCGCTGCGCGACGCCGTCACCGAGGACACCGCCCTGGTGATCATCGAACCCATCCAGGGCGAAAACGGCGTGGTGACCCCGCCCAAGGGCTATCTCACCGCAGCCCGCGACATCACCCGGGCCACCGGCACGCTCCTCGTCCTCGACGAAGTACAGACCGGCATCGGCCGAACCGGCCACTGGTTCGCGGCCCAGGCCGAAGGCGTCGAGGCCGATATCGTCACCCTCGCCAAGGCACTCGGCGGCGGACTGCCCCTCGGCGCCACCCTCGCCTTCGGCCCGGCCGCCGACCTGCTGAAGCCCGGACAGCACGGCACCACTTTCGGCGGCAACCCCGTCGCCTGCGCCGCCGGACTGGCCGTCCTCGACACCATCGCGGCCGAAGGCCTCCTCGACGAGGTCAAACGCCTCGGTGAGAAGATCCGCAGCGGAGTCGAATCGCTGAACCACCCACAGGTGTCCCATGTCCGCGGTGCCGGACTCCTGCTGGGTATCGTGCTCAAGGAGCCCCTCGCACCCCAGGTGCAGAAGGCGGCTCAGGGCGCCGGGTTCCTGGTCAACGCCCCCGCCCCCGATGTCGTACGGCTGATGCCGCCACTGACCATCGGAGAGGAGGCGGTGGACGCCCTCCTCCAGGCACTGCCCGGCATTCTGGACCAGGCGGAAGGACAGAACGGGGAATGA